The sequence GGCTTTGAACCCACCTCCCCAAGGAAAAAGGCAAGTGTTGGATGCTCATGGTGtatttccagctgtgctctccctgaCTCCTCGACTGCctcttttctttgcagaaacaCGAGTTCTTTGTGGACATGACCTGTGAGGGCTGCTCCAATGCGGTCACCCGTGtcctgcacaggctgggaggTGAGTCAGTGCTGGGTATGGGacagccagctccagggcagtgccctggggaccTCCATCCTGAAGGATAACACTGTGGGTAAAAGTTGAAAGTTGGAAActtctccttgctctgctctgagcctgctCCTTAGCTGGTAACAAGTTGCTGGTTGTTTGCAGGTCTGTGAGCCTTGGAGAAGTGTcaagggagggaggagctgccacGGCTGCAGGTGGCTCTGAGTCACCAGGGCCTCACCCTGAACCCTCTGGGAAGGACACTGGTAGACccctgctcaggctgctggagggaagggagtgAATGTCTTGCCTGGCCTTGTTTCCAAGGGGACCTGGGGTGTCTGTGGTGTTCCCTGAGATTTGTCATCAGCAGTCACAAtgaagagctgctgagcagagcattTGGTGGTTGTCTGTGTAGCCTATTTTTAATACTACCTGGAAAATCATAGCCCACGTCTCCTGTTTGCTGCCATTTCCAAGAGAGAAGGATCTGGCCTGCACTCGTCAGTTGTGAGGACCTGCTCCCCTCCGAGGGAGAGCAGCTTCCAGCCACCAAGGCAAAGGCTTTGCAGCTTCTTCCAGACCCTGTTACCAGGCTGTGACAAtcccattttctctgtgtgtggtTGTCAGCACCCTCCATCACTCTTCAACAGGCTGGCTGGTGTCAGCTTCATATGATGATGTGGCAGAGCTTTCGAAGCTGATACATGCCTACAGGTTTTGTGAAAATACATAACTGGATAGAGGTTGCATGTCCAGTTCCTCTCACTGGGATGAGAGTGGCTCACCTTTATTAGGCACTGGGAAATCCACAtggtaaaatgttttttcctccttttactTCCAGCCGTTGGGTGGTACTGCCAGTATAGGCATCTTGTCCTGAGCCTTTCCTAACCCTATCCACACTAAACCAGAGCACAGACTGAGCTGGATGGAAGTGTTAGTGCTTGGTTTGAGCTCAGCTTACCCTGATTCTTACATGAGTGATTGTGTTGATCCAAGGTGGGGTGAGCAGATTAAAGCAGTTGAAAGTGTGTGGTGCCTGATGTGGAGCTAGAGCAGATTTGAGTTCCTTCATACCACTGCTGGCAGGACACCAGGTTGGTTTTGCTGGCTGGTGGTGGTATCAGAGTGTGCTGGCAGGAGATAAATATCCATTTGACTGATGCCCTGAGGAGCACAGATGTGTGAAGGTGAGCTTTCCCTGTGCTTACACCATTTGGCTGCTTGtaacttgtaatttttttcctcataggTGTCAGCTTTGATATTGACCTGCCCAACAAGAAGGTGTACATTGACTCAGAGCACAACGTTGACACCCTGTTGGAAACCCtcaagaaaactggaaaaaatgctTCCTACCTCGGGGAGAAGTCTGCACAGTAGCCTTGCCTGGTGTGAGGAGCTAGGTATATAACAGCTGTATCCAGTGTGGAAGAGACATCTGAGCTTTTTCAGCTCTCCCAGAAAAACAGGCATCTTCCtggaaagcagatttaaaaCACATTCCCTGGCCAGCTGTCTGCCccagtgacagcagaaaaaaacaaaacaaaactctgctGACTGTAAAATATATTGGCAGACAAGGTTCaatttcagtggaaaagaaaaaagtggaagAGGGCTGCCCACTCACTGCATGTATTGTTCTTTAGTGTGCAAAATTATTACGTAGCATCTCTTAAGAATTTGCTTCTGTCAGTGGAGCTTTCTCATCCagtgacattttttttaatggtttagTTGGATCATCGCAAATACCCAGCACAGATGCACTGAAACCAGTTCATGCTGATTTAATTCCCAGTCAGTAAATTAAATCAGGGATTTAAACCAGCAGGAATTAAACTGATACAAGAAAGAGCTGAGCTGATAGTGGTGTGTGTGCAATAGATCTGCATTGTTTAATAGACTGACAACAGATTTAAAATCTGCAATTTGTATCATTTGAGCAAGCTCTCAGTGCTTCTTAGAAATTGTTTAAAATCATAGCTGTAATCAAATAACAACCCCACTTCAACAGAGGGAGGCATGCTCTGAATTGATCAGTGCCTCAAATAGTTTTCAGTGTATTTCAGTTTCCTAGTAGACTGCAAGGGCTGTTAAAACTGCAGGGACTTGTGGACTATGTGTTAAGTGTCTGCAGAATTTAACTATTACAGCAAAGTCAGTCTCTAATAGTGGGGATGTGTCTCTTTTCCTGGCCcagttttcccatttctttccttataTGACACCAAGGCAGCCAGTGAGTCAGTTCAGCTGGCCAGCGTGGCAGAACATTTTTCTGGatgcctttgttttcctgttgcaTTTTAACTGAAGCTTTCTGACTGACCCAAGGATCTTAAGACCCAGAACAGAGGAGAGCGAAGGCTGGGCTGCCCTTGCAAGATCACTTCAGTAATCAGGCTAAAAATCCACTAAACTTAAATTTTGCACAGCACATAGGGAATATTTTTAGGGCCCATCTGtaaaaggagggagggaagttGCAAACCCCTGGCTCTGATGGATAGATTTCCTTTGGCCCTCTTCCTGCTTGACCGGCAGAGGGCATCTCTGTATAACATTATCTCCTCTGAGCCTTGGTgttcttttcccttcatttattcatttattcatttatgtatttattttgcaggaaCTCACACATGACTTCAGCAAAAAGATGGCTTAACTGTTTGCATGTCTCCCAACTTGCTGTGTCATTTGACCTTTGCCAGATGTTGGAAAGcagagggctggcaggaggagacAGCTGGGTCTTGGATTCTAAAAGTGGAGAGGTCTGGAGGAGGAGGTTTCTAGTCCCACAGTAAATTGAGGCGTTGCTTTTAACTTTCAGTGCAtgtctgtgtgtcctgtgtgtcTTTGTACTGTTTTGAGTTTTCTGTGAAAGAGGCAGCTTTTAGGGATGGAAAATTCTCCTTTCCATGCAAGACAAGTCTCCTAGGAAATTGCAGCTATCCTTAGAAGCTGACTGCAACCTCTGCCTGAGGGACACATCTCAGGAGAACTGTGCTTGAATGTCACTTAGATTCAGAGAATCTGCATCTTGGAAGTTGTTTTTCCATCACAGAACAAACAAACTTTCCATTTGGGATGCAAGTGCTGGGAAAAAGGACTTTTGCAGCCCCTGTAAGTCCAGGATAACCGGGTGTCTTTTTGAGCTCGATGTGGCCTTGAGGCACAAGTGTACAAAAGAGAATGCCTGAGCTGATGAGAAATAcagaagggatggaggaaggagaagggtgTGGGCATATCCAAGGTCTCTCATTTCCTGGCCCAGTGACCAGTCTTCTACAGTTGCTTTCAGTACAGTTGAAAGCAATTGTActgctgctttcatttaatTCAGGTTTTCAGCCCAGTGGAGGGATTGCATGTGTGTGTCCCAGTCTGCTGTCTCTTGTTTCACATGGGAGATGTCTCCCACGCCTACCAGTCACAGGGAGCTTGTtctacagaaaggaaaagcaactaAAGTTTGGAGTAAAACATTGCTCTATATTTTAGAGATTTTTCACAACTAATTCTGATTCGTTTTGATATAATTgcaatttattctttcttagAGTACTTTACTGCTTCAAAGTCCATCTTTACCTTTGATCCAAGCATGATTAATTGCTGTAGATGCATTTGCAGGGGGCTGGAGAGGCACTTCAAGGAATGTGTTGGGCTGCATTTGGGCTGAATACAGCTGGGATAGGGAAGTTAGGGCAGGATGGTTGAGTCTGAACAGAGCTACAGGGTGGCTGCCTGAGAGGTATCTGGAAAAgctttgggagaaaaaacaacttCATAGACTAAAAGAATAAGAGAGCCACTACCTAAGCAGAGTTTCTTTGTTCCACCACTGCCCAAACTGCAACATCTTCATTTATCATGTTAGCCTGAACTTGACTGCATCTCATGGAGAGAGACCCCGACAAGCCCACATGGATAACATGGCCACAATATTTTCCACAGGAAACAATATTCCAGACACTGAGGCTGTGAGGCTGTTTTCAGACAAGGAAATGCTCAGTTTGCAATGCAAACAGGAAAGGGTGGCACTTGGAAAAGGAGCTTTCCTATACCACAGAcacccaggctgtgcaggacaTCCCAGTGAGCAGCTGGAAGAGTGATGTGtcagcaggatgagcagcagctggccagGTCCACGGTGCATTGCCATCCATGAATATGTCATCCCAGCTGCAGCGAGACTTCACGGctggtttcttttctctttttgattaatttcttcACTTCTGGGTTCTTCAGAAGGgtctcagcccagctccagctgaactCCGAGAATCCACAAGCTGCCTCTAGCTGCAGCACCAGTAAGAACTGGGCAAACCCTGAGGGACAGGCTTTAAAAGTTCTTTTGTTTCCCTTGCTTCAAAATGATCTTTTCCCCTGACCCCCTCCAGGGTGTTTCCAGCAGacagcatttgcttttctcaCCCATCTCACAGCATTGCTGCTATGCTTCTGGGTGTCATTTTTCACCCAGTGTTACCTTCCCCcgctttttaaacaaaaatccaaTTTCAGTGGAAAAGTCTACAGCCTCCAAAGCCCAGTCCTTTATCCACAAAAGAAAAGCCATGGTTATCCCAGGGCCGCCTTAAGCACCACTGGCTTTTGGGTGATTTCTAATTACTTGATGACAGGCAGGGGATGATTTTAGGCAAAGGAGCAGTTGTACTCAGTTGAACCACCCAGTAAATGAGAGAATTTCCAAAATAGCACCgcaggctgcagaaaggaaCAGGAGATCCCCCTCAGTGCCTGCAAATGGTGATTCCTGGTGGCTTGGAGAGGTAAATTGCTGTGAAATTTCAGGGTGGGAAAGAAGGGTTCAGTTTGCAACAAGCTCAGGAATTTCACGGGCGTGGTATGTCTGGCTGTTAAGACTCGTGTTACATGGTTACATGGGGGATTCATTACCAAAAGTGGGGATTTTCTAGTCTTACTGTGCTTTTAAATGTTTGCTGTAAGAAACAACCCAGGCCAGGCTTCCACTTTCGCTTGCCTGCCTGTTCCCAGCCCAGGcatggcagtggcagagctgggaggtgaTGAGCACCATGACTGATGGGCTGGTGGGCAGGATCATACCCCCATACTTTGGGGTCAACACCAGCAGCattgccctgagcagctgctctttgAGCTAAAACTCTGCATCTGGCCCTGGAGgttgctctgggctgggtgttCAAAGTCAAAAGCGTCACCTGAAGTGGTCAAACATCTCTGCAAATGACATAGCCCCTCAAAAGGACTCAAAACTGCCTGGAAAAAGCTTGGTGGTCTCTCTGAACTATATGTACTGGTCTTGAATCTTTTCAATAAGGTCTAGCTCGTCATGAGgcccccctgtgctgggtgatTTGCAGGATTgtcccagtgcagcactgacacaGAGCCACATCAAAGGCCTGGCTGGTTCCCAACTCCCCTGTTGATACATGCAGATTCCCTGAGTGATTATCACAGGCAGCTTTCCACATTGCAGtttccaaagcagcaaaacacacaGGGACCTGAGAGACTCCCCCTCCgaaacaggaaaacacacagGGTTCTGACAGACTCCCCCTCCAAGACTGTGGCAgcataaatagaaaaaaaaacacccaacaaatcaaacaaacaaaaaccaggcTTAATTAAGGACTTCAAGAGCAGGAAATGTGCACACGTGTGCTTGCCAgagcacaaatattttcttttggagCTGCTTTCTCCAAGGGTTCAGTAAGGTGATGGAAGGCTGGGTTACAGAGCAAGGGTAGCAAACAGTTCCCAGCCCCTCCGGAAGGCAGCGgccacagggcactgctgttCTGCATCCTTCCCCATGCTCCAGCCTTTGGCTTTAGGCTCCCACAGTATATACTGAAGCTATTCAACCATTTGGCTAAAAGCagatggggagggagggaaaacaaagtCAAACGAGAGGGAGAAAGGCAGCTTTTGTGCAGCCTCTGTTTGCAAAAGACAGCCCAAGTCCCTTTTGGACTAAGGTTTAATTTATTGGGCTCTGGAGAGCCGAGGttcacagccccacagctgctgcaggcagtggcaCACTGGGGCAGTGGGTGGGAGCCATCTCTGGTGAGTGAGCAGCTCCTTCAGGGGGGCTGTGGGATACACAGGACACGATGTGAGGaccctggctgctctggggggaGCAGATCTGCCCTCTGACTCTTCTGCTACAAGGGCCTGTCCCAGGTCCCCTGAAGGGATGAGGGAAACTGGTCTGCATAGATGGGAGCCTTCAGCCTGGCCCTTCCTGCTATTGTCCCTCTGGTCATCATGTCTGTTCCTGAGCAcctcccaaagccctgctgggtgctgcagagctgggttcATGTTTTCTCTTCACTGGTCCAGACCAGTGGGTTGCTGTCAATGGGGCAAGACACAGCCAGAAGAGAGatcctgcagcatttcagacTTTTCCACAATTCCCAGCTGGCATGAAATTCGCAGGGCAGGACCATCTCTCTCAGCCCATCTGCGACCTGCTCTCCTATTTTCAACAGAGGGGTGAGAAAATGTTGAAACTACAAACACAACTCATCCCCTTGTAAATGAAAGGAGATGcctggatggagcaggaatcCACTGTGTGCAAGTATCCTCCTGCTCCATTTGAGATGGAGCAATTTCCCCCCCTCTgaagctcctgctgggctgtgggcagagcttGGCCCGCAGAAGCCAAAGTCAGCAGGGTGCACAATGCCCGGCAGTGACAACAGAGGTCTCGAGTTTAATCTGTTGTGCACGGcttcaaaaaaccccagcccaCACAGCTATTGTCAGGGTGATCCCACCGATTGCATCACCAGTCTGCTTGGGCAAGGGGCTGTCTCCAGGGCTCAGGACAGAGTGCCCGGGGCTGTCCTGGGTTCTGTGGGCAAGCAGGGAACAGCCCTGGGGCAGTgtagggagcagccctggggtcccGGGGCTGTCCCAGGTTCTGTGCACAAGCCCCAGCACACGTTTGGGCCGTGCTGCTCTACAAATAGAGCCTAAGGTCCTTTGGCTTTTCCCTTGCCTTTGTCAGCTGGTGGGAGCTggttattattattgtattattattttattatccCCACAAAGGCATGAGATATATTGTGGGGATATTTTATATCCCCACAAAAGGTCTCCCTTTGGTGGAGAAAACTCTGACACCAGCATTTGCATCTCTATTTGCCTGtgtcttttccttcccctgcatCTGTCCAGTGTTCCATGCTTGTGccctcccaggagcagccagcaaaGCAGGCAGCTTGGTGGGAGCCATCCAATTTCCAGGGCAACTGGGACGGGACTGAGTCCAGAGTGTCCTCGACTCACAGAGCCGCTCTTATTTCTCCACAGTTTCCTCTCCGTTTGCTTTCTTAATTCAGCCTGTCCTTTGCCAGGGAAGAGGCCAAAAAAGCAGAGATGTCACACATCCAGAGTCCTCCCAGCTGGCTTTACAACTGCTGGGGGATTTTGAGCTTTCCAGTTTCAGGAGCAGCCCTCCAAGCTTGCCTTGCCCTGAGGTCAAAATATGTCAAAGAGTGGTCTAAGCAAGAGCATAGGAAGGCAGGGGGCCAGCTCTGACTCTAAAGGCTTTGTGCTGAGCTTCTCACCAAGGGTCCACGTGCTGAAGACACAGATGTGTATCCCCAGGTATGAATCATCATCCTTTGCCACTAGTGCTGGTCACCTCTGCTAGGAACAGCTGCAGATACAAGTCCTGGTGTgtccagaggaaagccaggaACATGAAGTGCAGAAATCATCTCAGCAAAGTGTTTCCAGCCCCCTCCTTGTTTTCATTCTCCCTGGCAGAGATCTGGTCACAATTCCTCCAAGCAGGGTCTCAGCATGCTGGTGGAATGGCACGGGCCCAGCTGCACCCCAGGCCTTGCAAGAAGCCAACAAACCTTCCCTGTGGGCCACCCAGAGATCCaatgcacagcaggagctgcacttgGGATCAGTGCTGAAGAGCCACTATGAGGCAAAGGGAGCTGGGCATGAACTGCTCTTTCCCATGGAAAACAATAGGCCCAACCCAGTGCCAGAGGGTTTTAAAATTCATCCCTAGAATGGGCTAATGCTGAAAACCCCCAGCTGTTATTTCCAGATTTCCAACCCCATTAGGGGAGCAGCCAATTCCTGCCAGAGCAGCAAACTTGTTTGTGTGTCTGTAAAACTGAAAGCCAGGCGTTGCTCCCACGCTGGcattgtccctctgtccccagcaatCTCAGCAtgtgggggagcaggagcaggagggaaagggtCCCTGTGCCATCTGCAATGTGCCCTCCCTGGTTTGCAGGGCAGACCTcgctgccaggctggggatcagcagctggagcccccTCCCAGACATGTCAGACTGGGACAATGCTCCAGATGTGGCCATTGGTAGGTGCAAAAAGAGAGGCCAGGAGATGAAATCTCGCTCCTCCCTTCATTTCTTCCAGAGTCCCCAGAAAGTCAGGGAAAGGGATGAACTTTCTGATTCCACTGGAAATGGTTGAACACAGAGAAGGGTCAGAGATGTCACTTCTTATCCAGCCTTTTCATCCACACTTTCCATCCAGAAGCAGCACAGATTCCCTTTTGGTAGCATTTGCTATTTCTAATGCCTTGGAGAAAAACCAGCATGAATGGCCCAGCCTTGAGAGAGATGGCATCAATGACAGGCCAGGCACACCTCAGGCAGGGAGGACCTCTGTTCTGGGGGGGTTGCAGAGGATGATTtttaaagatcccttccaatccaaactcTTGTATGGTTCTGGGATtctcctgagctgcctggggaggaggagcaggaaaggagcCCTTGGGCACAGACAGGAGCCAagcttcctcagcagctgcctggatgCCCTCACTGTCCACAGCTTCATCAGGCTCTGTGTGCATTAGTGAAGGGAACAGATGAACATCCCCATGGCAGATTTGGTGCCTGGATCCATCAATAATCCAAAAGCACAGTGTGGTTCTCCCCCCTGTTTTGCAGCTGAGTACCTCCAGAGGGGCCCAGACAATTCCCTGCACCACCCCACTCATTGAGAAAGAGGCTGTTTCCTTAATTTCCCAGTTCCCACCTTTTCCCCCATGTGAacaacagaatattttgaatGTTCATGCCATTAAAAATCCGCTCCATTAATCCTGGTAGTAAATCCTGGGCAATCTTGCTCCCTGGGGTGACGTGGGCAGGCATGGGAGAGAGGATTCAGGGGGTTCCTTTGGGCACATCTGAAGTTAAGGGACTGGGGGGTGACATCACCAGTGCTTGTGTCTCATCTCTGCAATCTTCTGGTGAGTCTTTGCAGATGCCTGATACAACTAATGTTCATTAGCAGTTTCACAGCAGCATCACACAGGAAAGAGTCCAGTGTTCTCTCTCCCACATTTcaagaagaatgttttttttctgcctttcccatAAAATAGAAGCTTAAAGGGGGCTTCTCCAAATCTGATAgggttttttaaactgtgtttctGGTCCCTCCATCTCCTTAAACAGCTGCTGATAACATATGCAGGGCATACAGCCTGGGGAAGCACTGCTAATTTTAGCAGCAGGTCCTGAGGGAGGGACCCTGCTCTGGGCCAGGCTCAGGATGGAAAGTCACAGCGTTTGCTCAGGGCCCCACATGACCTCGCTATTTTGGGGCTGCCCACGTCCCACCTTGCCCCAAGCCCACAGACACAGTGTGGCATCAGCCCTGAGCCTTCCACAGCCCAGCTattcctgcccacagcactgctcctgccaaACCCCGGCCAAACGGGATGGTGGTTTTTTGGAGGGAAGTAAACAAGCTTCAGGGATAAATTGAGATCCCCAGAACTCATCACACCAAAGCAGTGATGGACAAGGTATTTTCTGCCCACATGTCAGCTGTATTTTCATCCAACTAATGGGGTTGTGTCCTCTTGGGTTTCCTTTGCTCCCTAGTCAGTGAAATTCCATCAAGCTTCACACAGATGATGCAAATGATTCCTCCACTGACTGGCCCTTGCAAGGGCCTATACATGGCCTTAAAGATCTGAATTGCTCAAGGTAAGAAGATTTTGAGGAACTTGAACTCCCCAATAATACAGGGGAGCTTAGAGGGGTTCAAAAGTGCACAGAAGGAAAGGAGCCAGCAAGCAGAGACGGTGTGGAGGTCAGTGCTTGCACTTGGTGTTAGCCTGGAGTGGCTGTGTTTGTAAATCACAGTCACCAGATGCTAAAATCCCAGAGTGgctcccagcactgtccctaccagccctgcctgcctgacCCTACAACCCTtcacacagcccctgcacaACAGGGGTGGCTCAGGCTCACAAGATATCCTGCCCCAAAGTCTTTTCAAAAAATACTTCCTACTCTTTCCCCTAATACCTTCTTTGCCAGCTTCTAAAGCTGCCTGTGACTGGCCATGGTGCTGTAACCCCACTGGCAACCAAGCACCAACATGGCTGCTTGCCTTTCCCTCTGTACCCAATCCTTCCAAAAGCATGTTGCCAAAACCAATCCCATTTTGTCTCCTCTAAGGGACACCCTGTTTATGGGGCCTCCTGCACCTGGCTCAGTCGTCTGGTACTTCTCAAGCCAGGGCTTGTTCTGAAGTGAGCTCAGCTCGAGCAGAAAGTGTCAGAGCAATAGACAGAAAAATGTGGATTCTCAGGGTGGGTCGGTGCAGGCTCAGCCAGGGTGGCCCAGGCACCTCAAAcaccatgcagcagcagctccagcacagctcagctcccacccAGGGATGCTGTAGCAGCTCAtccaccagcagtgctggaggggaTGTGGCCTCTCCATGGCTCTGTCCCAAGCCTTTCCTGGCTTGTGTGACAGCAggatgcagggctgagcagagggcagggatggggaggagctgggggcaTGCACACACCGAGGTACTGTAAGGGACCAGGGATATTTTCATAGGGTTTTGCCAGCAATGAGGGTTAATAGGAGGACACTAAAGTCCTGTTCTTCAGCTTCCACGGGGAGCTGCTAAACTTTCCAGGCTTTAACTGCTATTCCAGCCTGCCTGTCACCAGTGTGCCTTCCCTCACCAAGACAGGCTTCTCCTCTCTTTGCCTCCAGCAATGCACAAGCCTGCAGTGAAAGCAGCCCTCGATTACAGCCCATGTTATACTGAGGACACCAAACCCTGCTGCCTGCTTCAGCTGCAATCCCAATccatggcagctctgccccatcaCTGCTTGGCCCCACTGGACACTCACCAGCCTGAGCACTGCATCACATGCCCAAAGGGGAGCCTTGTAAATGGGCTCCCAGCATAGACATGGCCCAGGAAAACCATTATTTTTGTCCCTTAGATGTAAGTTGCTGTGGCTGATTAAAAAGGATTGTGGGATAAGTGGCCAACTCATCTGAGAATCAAGATTCTCTTACAGGACCTCACACTCATgacccaaaaaaacaaaagtggcTGGCCCCAGAGAGCCTTGTGAGCCCTGGAATTTGCCTTTCTGGTCTTCTCCTCACACATGGTTATTACTACTCCTTTCCAGATGGCATTTAATATTCTGGGGCTGCCATAGCTTCACCTGGGTACTGCCATCAAAGCTGCCTTTTAGACTGTTTCTCCATGGAAaagagctgccactgcagcccaggagctTCCCTCCCCACATGTCCCAGGGGCTTGAGAGTGGATTCCTGTTTATTTCCTCAAGCAGTTCTATTCATATCCTTCAGAAGCTGCCAAACCGCATCTGTCAGGCTCAAGAGGACTCAAAAGTGCATCGTAGGTAAACACCAGGAGCAAGGTGGGACTACCTGGAGCTAGCAGCACTTCCCTCCTGGAAGTTTTATTTCACCTTCTGCAAGTCACAGGCACAACTCCAGCACAAGGTCTCCAGCAACAGCAGAGTTGGGCTGAGACACTCAACTGTAATTCAGGCACatgacatccctgtgcccaagaCAAACAGGAAACAGCCCCTTGCAGCAAGGGAGAGGCCTTTTGGGACAGACATTCAGGTTCTTTGGATACTGCAGGTGTTGGGCTGGGacccagctcagccaggctgcacGTGCCTGGGAGTTTCAAATGAACTGAGCGCGTGTCCTGTCTGCCAGTGCTGGTGTGATGTCTCcagacagggctgtggggactctgccacagggacaggtggggaGCTACAGCCAGAGGGGTTCTATCTACCACCCTTTCTGGGTGTGCAGATGTGATGCTAAGGAGCAGAatcctgggcagtgcaggggcagctgcagcacacagagctcctgtctTGCACCACAGCTGAGGAAGGTGTGGATGGATTTTATTCCCCTGCTTCTTTGGCCTCAGTTTGGTTCCAGGGAGGACAGACAGGCTTCTCTCAAGTCTGCAGCCCCACACATTTATGCAAGGAGAGTTTGAAAGAGGCAGAGGAGACACCTTCACCATGGGGCATTGAAGAGCCTTCCAGAGAACCCTGGGAAGCTGTGAGAGTCCACACACCATGGAAAGAACAAGACATCTCACAGTAAGCCTGTCCTGCTTTCTagctctgcagcctgctccCAGGCCATGACTCACTGCAGAGCCatgcacagctgcttttccatcccctgccctgctggcctCTGGTTACAGCTGAGAATCTGCAATTACATCCATTCCTCCTTCTCCATCTGCTTCTGAccagcaccccagagcaggCATTGGAAGAGACTGTGAGTGTCCATCTGAACCAGGCA is a genomic window of Ficedula albicollis isolate OC2 chromosome 13, FicAlb1.5, whole genome shotgun sequence containing:
- the ATOX1 gene encoding copper transport protein ATOX1; protein product: MPKHEFFVDMTCEGCSNAVTRVLHRLGGVSFDIDLPNKKVYIDSEHNVDTLLETLKKTGKNASYLGEKSAQ